A single Lolium perenne isolate Kyuss_39 chromosome 6, Kyuss_2.0, whole genome shotgun sequence DNA region contains:
- the LOC127329089 gene encoding uncharacterized protein, with the protein MEHLARAKAPRSRIYHHMAEGMAFKVTVALRSSRVEKWIRDVKRDFLDAAPTKCVGLDCEFTDPREGDQRAVVLQLSVATETLVFQICWADEVPQVLKEFLQDGNIRFCGAAIDKDVQMLSPYGINITSEFDLQKILPNPTNKPTPSLYDLTNSTIWTNLEKKKRKKYQKKDVAAQEKEDELILDGPMFH; encoded by the coding sequence ATGGAGCACCTCGCGCGCGCCAAGGCTCCTCGATCTCGGATATACCATCACATGGCCGAAGGGATGGCTTTCAAGGTCACGGTCGCTCTCCGTTCATCAAGAGTGGAGAAGTGGATCCGCGACGTCAAGAGGGACTTTCTCGACGCCGCACCAACCAAGTGCGTCGGCTTGGACTGCGAGTTCACCGACCCTCGCGAGGGTGATCAGCGCGCCGTCGTCCTTCAACTCTCGGTGGCGACCGAGACTTTGGTATTCCAGATCTGTTGGGCCGATGAAGTGCCACAAGTTCTCAAGGAGTTCTTACAGGACGGGAACATCAGATTCTGCGGCGCGGCTATCGACAAAGATGTGCAAATGCTGAGTCCCTACGGTATTAATATTACTTCTGAGTTTGACCTCCAGAAGATACTCCCGAACCCCACCAACAAGCCCACTCCGAGTCTATATGATCTGACAAACTCTACCATTTGGACAAACcttgagaagaagaagaggaagaagtaccagaagAAGGACGTCGCCGCGCAAGAAAAAGAAGATGAGCTGATTTTGGATGGGCCAATGTTCCATTGA